Sequence from the Parus major isolate Abel chromosome 1, Parus_major1.1, whole genome shotgun sequence genome:
GAGGTATGTACCTATGCCCCCGTAAAGGCTGCACAAAGTGAGCTTGATTACTGCTGAGCACTGGTTGGTGTGACACAATATGACCTCAGAGGGAAACCCATAATTCTGACATCtcagaagggaaggaaaaaaaaaggacactgGTATTACAAGAGAAGGAAGGATGATACAGAACTGATGGAAGCAAAATTTTTTTGGCTTCCTGCCTCTGTCAGATTTTTAAACGAccagctgcaaaaaaaatttactgaaaaGTGATCCTAGATTATGAATTTGTATTGAGTGTGAACTCAGAGAAAATTTGTGGAGTGCatattgaaaatgaaagattaagatttttttttgaatcttaaaaaaatctcaacaaaaACTGCTAAAGCCACCAACAGTTAATGAGatggaatatttatatttgcaatagaaatattttaatcttcCCTTTGGGGAGAAGAAAGTATAACCTGGAAAGATTGTAACATATCCAttgagaacaaatgaaaaacaattgtTGTATGTTCTTGGATTCTGCAAATTGTCGTTAAGGGTAAAACCAACTCAGTTGTTTCATGAGTTagctttcttaatttttttctcctttttatttatttgtggtCTTGAAAAgtatacattttttcttttgtgttatGAGTGTCAGATTGTTAATAGAATTAGGAGatactttttcttaaaacatcACCAGGTGACTTCCTCCTTCATCTGAGTTCCATAGTTGGTTGGGAGCTTTTTGATGGAGGTTTTGACGAAGAATTAAGTGCTTATCAAGGGGAAGTTGTGAATAGACCatcttttttctgttcctttggaGAGTCCAGATGGACAAAatggaggaaggcagagaaggaaatgaatgCGTGTCCACTGAGGATAGATGAAATAGCTGCAtgactgctttttcttcctgggaGTTGGAGGTTACTGGTTTCAGTATCTGTCCTGAATTAGAAAAGAAGACTTCAAACCATTGGCTACCCTGCATTGCTGGATGGGATGAACCCGTTTTTCATTCTGTGCCTTGTTTAATTTTCCCTGAAATCTGTGAagatctaatttttttcctgtgacagTACAGAATGTCTCTGCCTTGTTTGCAGTAATACTGGGCTCCAGGCAGTTCCACTGGGGATGTATTGTTTTGGGTTAACCAAGATGCTGTCCCAGTTAAACAGTTAAATATTTGGGGTGGTCATATTGATATAATAAGTTAATAGGCTTAAAAGGTTTTAGAATTGGGACTTCAGtaaacattaggaaaaaaaaatcttagattGCTTGGAAGGATAGAGATCTTCCAGAtcacaaatcacagaatattctggtTTGGGAGGGccccacaaggatcatcaagtctaGCTCTGAAGTGAATGGTCCATATATGGGGATTCCTTCTCTCTTATCTCATTAAGTACCAGACAGATACTTTTGATAATGAAGATCTGTGGTGAGTGAAAATTACACAAACACTAGAAAAAAATAGCCTTGAATTACTCCAAGGAGTCTGTTTATTTGAATGTGCTTTTGTGAACAAAGCTAATTAGTTTAAATAGTGGTTTGGCTAGTAGTAATTGCAGTGTGATAAATACCTCTGACTATGGTTTTGTGCCTGTAAGGCACCATTTATTTAATCTCCACCTCTTTAAATGaatcagcatttaaaaagtcCTCAGATAGCATGTATCCTTGGACAGCCTTCATGAAATCAAAATAGAAGATAGGAAGAGTCTGAGACAGGGGGGCTGCAGTGGTAGAGTGAGGAGATTATGTGGGATTGGAAGTCAAGTCATGAGCTGGTTTAAAATGCTTAGTTAAATTTATCTTTGTAGTAAGTAAATATGCATAAAACtgagacagctgctgctgttttctctaTAACAAGCCCATGTGTTACATATGTGAAAATGTGGAAGTTGTGCTCTCCTATAGTAGGATACTTCAGTTTATGTTTTCCAGGTACCTCTTATACTTTGCAAATATGATTTTGATCTGCTCCACTTATGTTTTTGTTAAAGAGCTGGCTCCATTTTTGATCTCTTCACAGTTCTTGTTTGCTACACTCACACCAAGCAGGAAATGCAGCAAAGGTCTCCTTTATCCATAGTTACAGCTCTGGTCGATAAAATCAGTAAGTGGCAACTTAGtaaataaaatagtttcatCTGTTTGTCTGACTCTTTCATCAGCTTCTACCTTCCCATGGTTGTTATTGAGGATACCTTTTTCACTCCTGTTTAGTTCACTTCATCTTGTTTTAGCTTTGAagttttctggcttttgttGACAAGAGATGGGAAGATGGTTTTGTAGAtgcttttcagcatttcataTGTAATTTCCCTTCAAAATCAACTTTCATGATTCTTGCACTTTAGTGTTTAGTTTTATTCTGGCATGCAGATTCTTACCTTCATTATCGAACAGTGTTTGTTCTGGTGGAGTTGGACCTTGCTTGTGTTGCCTGTTCTGCTGAACACTCCCTTGGTTCTGCTGTCTACCTTTGTGCCTGCTTCCTACTCCTGTTTTGGCTTCAGAAGTCTGCAGAGGCAGAAACTGCAGACGAGCAGTGTGGTTCCTTGCAACAACGGTCTTTTCTGGGTTGTCTTTGTGTGTATTGGCACTTTCAGATCACATAAAGGTCCTGGAGAATCTGGCCTGTCTAGTATTTGTTGTGAGTGATCCATCTCCAGTAGCCCCTAATATTTGTCTTGTAGATTTGTGCCAGAAGATTATACATCCAGACTGTGACATCAAATTCACAGGCAATGTTTCTTGGGTTGGGAAGACCTCCATGGAAGTGAAGATGCACATGCTGCAGGTTAGTTCCTGTGACTTCTCTCCATCTTACGACAGGCCTGAGGTGCTTCAGGGGGAATTTACAAGAGCatatagtgacaggacaagggggaatggcttcaaactgagagaaTGGATTTAGATGAGATAGTGGGAAGAAATTATCTATTGTGAGGACAGTGAGGTACTGAagcaggtttcccagagaagcagagatgcctcatccctagaagtgttcaggggtgggttggatggggctttgagccaCCTGATCTTGGAAGGTGTCTCTCCCCATGGCTGGGCGATTGGAACTGGATGTCTTTTAAGGTTCCTTCTAATTCAaagaattctgtgatttcatgattctgtgataattcAGGTAAACAGGTAAATTTTTTGTATTATTCAATTGTTCTCCCTAAGTAAAGTCTCTAATGTAGAAGATAATGTTACACCTTTTTGTTCTGAACTTGTTACCTTTTTGTTCTTACTTCTTACCTTTTTGTTCTTACTCCTTACAGTGCTGGCATTAGTGGCAATTTggtatattaaaaaagaaaaaaaaaaagctgtggcATTTCTCAGAGTAAAGGTTAAGTGAGTCCTTTTACAATGACTGGATTGatttcctcccctcccagcttaGCGTTTTTAATAAGCATTCCTTGATAAATGTTTACATTGCAGAATTCCTGAAAtgaaagttttaattatttccttatcTTTGACCTGTTGTGAGAGGTGTTGGAAGGAATGACAGAATGTGAAAGTAAGCAGAATTAACAGTTGATTGAATAGTTTGTCAACTAAATAGCTTGCTAAGCACATTTCCAATTTTAGAATTcagtaatgtatttttttcctgtctcttttaGCTGCATGGTGGTGATTACAGCCCTGTGTTAGATGCAACCTTTGTCATGGTGGCCCGAGACCCAGAGAATAAACGGTAATTTGTAGGACAGGAAAAGTTTCCTGACTTTAGGTGTGCTGAAAATGGCAAACATGGTAACTTGCTCTGTATGTGTAGAAGCCATATAATGTAGGTGGTAAATAAACCACATAGTTGATACTTTCTGCTGGCGTGACCTTATCTGTTACAAACTTCAGACTTACTTTAGCAGTCTTGATACCAGGAATTGCTGGTAGTCTTGGGATCTGAcccttttttaaaacagatttttctttgtgtttgagTGACTGGTCTGAGTGAACACAGAAGTGAATGAGTCTGCCAGAAACCCACCTGCTTTCTAGTAGTTGTTTGAACTAATGATTGCGTTTCAGTGGTTAAATAGTCTTTGAGTGAATAATACCATTAATTCCCTAATAGACACTTAATAGGTGTCATCAGAATAATTCAAGTTAAAACTTGCTTTTGTAACTAAGATGGAACTGGTAAGTATTCCCacagaacttaaaaaaaccccagacacttattttgttattattctGGTTTTACTTTCTCTATAATTCCTTAGTTATCAGAATAAGAGGCTGCTCAGTTGCCATTTGGGTTTATGACTCCATCATCAGAAAAATTAGCTGTAATTCTTACTTTTTCCCTATATAGCCTGCCCAAGTaataaacatttctctgtttctaaTTAGTTTAAGTACTTGCTTGTATTTAACAAAGATGTCTTTAATGAAAGGGTTTTACTTGATATAATTATGTGGTCCTGATAACATTAGAAGTAGTTTCtaggtttgttttcttcagacttGTTCTAGAACCAGtgaatatattatatattaataaaacaaattatattatGGTTCCCATTTTAAAGGctaatttttcaaaagaatgaCATCAAATCTGATGTAATTACAGAGTAGCAGATTGACTGAGAACAAGTCTACATGGACTTGTGCAGATAGATGCAAACTTCAGTGGCTGTTGTACAAGCTGGCTGGCCACAGGCCAGCTGTGTTTCGGAAGCATTCTGTCCATATAAGGAGGGTATTTATGTGAGGTCAAAACCCTTCAGACAGGTACAGGATATGTTAGGTTTGTTGTAGCCTCACAGAAGCAGGGTTGTGTGGGTTGCAAACTTGCATCTCAGCAGCTTGGGGCTTGGCCAGGAGAGCTGATGTAGGTGTTTGCTGAGCTGAGGGGAAATGAGCTCTGTGATGGAGAAGGAACTGGTGGATTTTCAGAGATTTAGCAAACCAGGAAAGAtcagtttgttttaaaagaaaagctccTCTCTGCTTCTTGTTGCCAGACCAAGTAAAGGCTTGGGGTAGAGGTGAATTGTTCAGcaggtctgtgtgtgtgtgtgcatgtatgtatatgtatgttGCTCTCAGCGTTTGTATAAATGCTGAAAGTTGAAAATTAATAATCAGAAACTATGGGGAAGAATAGCTCTTGAGAGtaagtgtttgtttttacttgTGCAAATAATTAAATGCTATAAAAGTTGGTTAAAGTAAACTTATCTGTGCAGTAGAATAAACATAGAAATGGTGTGCTCAAGGCATGTCATAATCTTTGATAAGTGGTACACGTGGTAAACAGCTTTTGGCTGTTGATAAGGCTGTCAAGGGAATATGTAGGTTATAAAAAACACTTGCTAGATGCAGCACTGTGCTTCTTCTATTCCAGGAGGAATGGTACCAGTCAAGTTTTGGTTTAGACTATCCTAGATCATCATGTTTACATTTGCTGAGTTTCTGAACAGCTTTCTTCTGGAACAATCTTCATTATAATTTATGAGTACAATTTTAGCTTCTTAAGAACCATAGATGTGTCTCTTTTCTGATTGCATCAGGTAGTGGTTGGATCACTTAACTGCCTCTTCAGAGTTAAAGCTAATGTGATATTCTGCTGGCAGCcgtatttatttttatcatataACCTGAAGTATGTCATTTCATCTTGTACTTGGTATGTGAGCAAAAATGGAAGACTGTTATAATGTATTTATGGGACAAATTCTTGTAAAGtttgtaacttaaaaaaaatcttcctgtcCATAGGCCAGCATTTGTTAATCCACTCATTCCTGAGAgccctgaggaggaagaaatctTCAAGCAAGGGGAATGTATGTTATATTTCTTGGTAGTATGCACATCTGCCTCAGTTTCTACTTAGCTGGGAGGAAGCAAAGTTCAGGAGTTCTGCTACTTAGAAATGCTCctaatttgtttaaaatcaggtttttgttttgtctcatTTGTGTCAGTAGAGTAAGAGAGTTTAAAAGCCTGCTACCACATGCTTGAAACTCTTTGGCTAAACTGACAGACACCTCTGATGGGCTCTGCACACCCTCTGGACTTCTCCCTTGGCAGGATGCTCCCTCTGCTTTGGATCTGAGTGCAGCACAGGGGCTCCTAATACTCTGGCCAACTGATTACCCCATGGTGGGCCTGCAGGACATCACAGCTCCTCACCTGTCTGTGTGCCCATGttccttttggaaagaaactcaggaaaagaaaagtgGGAGACAAGGGAAGGAGCATGTAGCACCACCCTTATTTATTTCAAGCTGGAAATTATCCACTTTAAAGTggagaattagaaaaaaaactgaagacTGAATAAACTGGACTGAtgttattttaaactgaaattttaatcaCTGCAATGGGTTCTGCCATAAACTTCCATTCTTGTACCATTGGCAAAACCTGAAGCTTATTGTTCTGTAGGGTTTCTTGTTCGATATGTTCTGTACTTTGGGGGCAGTACTCAAGTTTTCTGTAGGAACAGTGTGTGGGTGTCATAAAATATGTGAAGAAGTTCTTTATCACATTGGTGAGGTACTAGTGaacttctgctttatttttatttttattttactgcagttaattataaaatccaaatttttcttTGGGTCTGTAGGACCACGAAGTTACAGCTTTTAACTTacaggggaaaaggaagaatggaAAGACTGTTGATTTCAGATTAAAATCTTCAGAgccattatttatttattctttgaaCTTTAATACtatgggttttttgtttttgtttttttttttaaatattcagtgaaCAAGATGAAGAGGATTGAATTCAGCACTGCTTCCTTACTGAAAATGGCTCCtactgcagaagaaagaaatattgtGCATGACATATTCCTTAATACACTGGACACAAGGCAAGAAGGGGAGGGGTGAAGGAGAACTGACATCTTGTGGAAAAGTGCCTTTTGAGTGGGTGCTTATAACAGGGTAGTCTGGtataaattcacatttaaattctgtggcaatttatttgaaatgcagGTACAAACTTTAACATGACATCTGCAGCTCTTAGAAGAGTCTTCTGTTGTTCTAAACAAGCTGTTAGGAATAACTGAGGAAAAAGATTAATGATGTTTAAGCAGATAAGAGAATGGAATGGTTTTGCAGTCATGACTTGCATAATCAGTTTTCTGCCATGATATCTAATTAAAAAGACTGTGAGGGCAGGAACTGGCCACCTTGTAACCAAATAACCTTGcaatgtgttttaaatacaatACCTGACAATATTATTTGAGGGAGTTGTTAGCATACTTATACTTGAGATTGCTGTGAAGTCATCTGATGCCAACAGTTACAGAGAAATATGTAATTATATTAGTGCAGTGTTGTATTTCTgataatttataatttctttaactTATTAGTCTATacaattgttatttttaaagttgtttaCCAAAGGCAGACCTGCTTTCCCTTAAAATTAGCAGTTGTATTTTGTCCACATTCCATCTGGGATTGAAAACTTCAAAAACTGTCTGTATGTTTGATGATGAATTATTCTATTAGCTCACcttgtgcttttatttcctattatgacttaaaaagcagagcaaggctTTTCTGAAAAAGTGTGCACTTTGTGGTTGTGattcatcttttctttcatgtaCCTTTCTTAAACTTCTTCATTCACATGCACATTAGCAGAAGTTTTTGAAAGATCAGGAGAATAGGTTTATTGCAGTAACAAATAAAGGACAGCTTTAGATAAGGCATCAAGGTCAGCTGGAAGAGTGTTTAGTAATACAATTTctgttttgggtttattttggtGTTCTATgtttttgtagggtttttttttttgtatgtgtctGCATTTGCTATTTATGCTTTTTTGGCTTGCTGAATTCTGCTAATTCTGTGGACTATAATGTTTATTGTCTCTTCCAAAGGACAGTGAGTTTCCAGAGTCGTAGATTACCACCCAATTCAGTGTGGATGGAAGATGCAAAGCTAAAAGGCCTGGAGATTTGCCATCCAgaggtattttgaaaaatactagTGAATTACAGAAAGTTACTTAAGAAGTAACTTTGAGTGGGAATTTTTACAGGGACACGTAGTGACAagacaaggggtaatggttttaaactgaaagaggagagCTTTAGAATAGGTATTAGGGAGGAATTTTTACTGTGATTGTGGTTAGActctggagcaggttgcccagagaatttgtggattccacatccctggaaatgttcagagCCAGACtgggtggggctctgagcagcctggtctagtgcaaggtgtcccAACTCATGGCAGGGAGGTTAGAACTAGATATCTTTAAgatcacttccaacccaaaccattctctgacTATGAATTTTAACCTATGATTAGTCAAACCATTATTTTGTTTGGCTTCTGCAGTCCTTGCAATTTAGAGCCTAGTTtcttttgctaatttttttgttatttgtatGGATTACCACTGCAAAATGGGAGATTTTTAATGACCTTGTTTTCTTACCAGACTGTTCATTCTGTGTAAAGAAATTTCTTTGCAAAGTGTTTGTAAAAAGTTTGGCCTTTGGTTGCTGGTACAATTTTGAGTTGTTACATTATGCTGTCAAATGAGTCAGATGAGCTCCTATTAGGTAAAGTTGCCTTGggaattttgaattttacatACATATTCCAGTAGTGCCTTTTATATATTCAGGTGTTGGGACTTCTCTTAAATACTGTGAGCTGAAGTGCAGACTTCAACACAAGTCTTTGAAAAGAATTTAGTATTTGTTTCTATGTACAGGAACGGAACATCTTTAATAGGATCTTTGGGGGTTTTCTCATGAGAAAGGCATTTGAACTGGGATGGGCAACTGCTTGCAGCTATGGGTGAGTTGTGGACCTGCAATGTTTATATAATCCAGAGCATTTTGCTCATACACAGAGGTTGGGAACCCAAGCTAACCAACCTAATGACAGTCTGAACTGAGAAAAACTTAGGTGTCCAGTAGAATTGTGCACTGTTAGTGCACAGTGCTACTTTGCTTGGAGCATCTATCATATTTCCAGAGGGACTGGCATCTTGTTCCTTGGAGCCTGGGTTTTAAGTATTACTTGTCAAGATAGAAAATAcatccattttctgttttcttttatcttaCCAAGCTTTTGAGATGGACTTTTTAAGCATATAACATATTCATTCTCTCAAATAAGTATTACAACTTTGAATTTGGTACACAAGATAAATGGTTCTAAACTTTTTCTGTTAACTGCTTGAGCTTAGGAAGAAAGTAACAACTGAAGTTGTTACCCAGCAGAGGTCTGTGTGAAAGTTTAATGGGGTATGCAAAGACTGATACAAAGTTAAGTAGTTTGTGTCAGTTCTTGAAAAACTGAGGCCTGATGAATGATGGTGTGAAGATTGTACAGCAAGTGTAGGTCATAAGACACCATAATGGTGCAATAACATATCCTTAGAAAGTGTGTGCTTCACTGGTGTAAGAGATTTCCTCCAGTGATGACATAACTCCTTAACAGTTTCTGTAGCCTCTGTTTAAGGAAGAGATTTATTCTCTAGTACCCTTCATCAAAATGCTGACAAGTaggtatttaaaatttttgcaaacatcttttttattcttgagaagaaatttctcttttgcttcctCAGGAGTTCCAGGCCCTTTATTGTATCTGTTGATGATATCATGTTTCAGAAGCCAGTTGAAGTTGGATCCTTACTACTGCTTTCTGGACAGGTAGGAGTtgatttccttttgaaaaggaGCAGACCTTCTCtttgctgtccccagtgtcagTCACTGATAATGAGCAATGTGTTATGAGAATGTGTGACTTTTCTTGTTAAATGGTGTAATGAAATCTGTTACAGTTTTCAGCATTGGTGATAAATTCCAAGCTCTAACTATTATTTTAACTGTGTAGGTctgttacacagaaaaaaattatatccagATTCGAGTACACAGTGAGGTTTACAATGCAAATACCAGGGAGCACCATACTACCAATACTTtccattttacatttatatcaGAAAATGAGGTCCCACAAGTTGTACCTAAGACATACGGAGGTAAGTATCCCATTAATATATTGTTATCATAACTCTCTaaataagattaatttctttctcttggaaCACTGGTAATTTTAATAGATGAACTACTggaatttaaataatataacaGGATTTCATGGCAAACCACACAGATTTTATGCTTTGATGACAGTGTGGATTACTTCTTACTTGTGTTACTTTGTTCAGTTGTAGTTGCCCAGTATTGATACTGAGGTACTAATGTGgttctctcttttctctgctttatttcagaGTCCATGTTGTATTTAGATGGGATGCGACACTTCACTGCAGTCATGAAAGAAATGTGACAGGCACTAGGAGCTGCAGTAGCAGTGCAGCAGCATGCTGTCTTGGCAAGAGCTGTCACCACAGGTGGCTAATGGACAGGTGTTTGTAATACTCAGAAAAAGCCCAACAaccacccaaaaccaaacccaagcTCCACACCAAAACCCTCCTTTTCAGTACTCTTGTATTTGCatatatttggatttttttattctttatagtAGAATTTGTTGAAATCTTTTACATGCCAATGCTAGGAAAAAGAGGCTTTGGATATATCGACTCTCTTTGTCTACTTTCACAGATCTCATTATAACCTTTCCTGTCTTGTCACcatctgctgcctttcccttaGTAGCTCGCCTTTTGTGTTTCCCTGATAAGGGATAGAAGTTCTGTCAGAAAAAGGTGTGCAATAAGTAGATACACACAGGTGAAGCAATTTGACCTACGTTCTTGTGTAAATTAGGTTAAGGGTTATAATTCTATTTTGAACAAGGACACATGTATCTAAGCAGTAGCAGAGGCTCAGAAATTACTGTGTGACCAATGGAAAACAGGTGTTTC
This genomic interval carries:
- the ACOT9 gene encoding acyl-coenzyme A thioesterase 9, mitochondrial isoform X3, with the translated sequence MQERKALHTLLAKRQEDLPPRRMKDSYLEVILPLGSQPEIREKYLNVHNSVRFGRILEDLDSLGVLVCYTHTKQEMQQRSPLSIVTALVDKINLCQKIIHPDCDIKFTGNVSWVGKTSMEVKMHMLQLHGGDYSPVLDATFVMVARDPENKRPAFVNPLIPESPEEEEIFKQGELNKMKRIEFSTASLLKMAPTAEERNIVHDIFLNTLDTRTVSFQSRRLPPNSVWMEDAKLKGLEICHPEERNIFNRIFGGFLMRKAFELGWATACSYGSSRPFIVSVDDIMFQKPVEVGSLLLLSGQVCYTEKNYIQIRVHSEVYNANTREHHTTNTFHFTFISENEVPQVVPKTYGESMLYLDGMRHFTAVMKEM
- the ACOT9 gene encoding acyl-coenzyme A thioesterase 9, mitochondrial isoform X2, giving the protein MLPTRLCIMRKLPSVLARTLTSGTSASPGLPNMSEVRSKLRDIVGASTNWRDHVQAMQERKALHTLLAKRQEDLPPRRMKDSYLEVILPLGSQPEIREKYLNVHNSVRFGRILEDLDSLGVLVCYTHTKQEMQQRSPLSIVTALVDKINLCQKIIHPDCDIKFTGNVSWVGKTSMEVKMHMLQLHGGDYSPVLDATFVMVARDPENKRPAFVNPLIPESPEEEEIFKQGELNKMKRIEFSTASLLKMAPTAEERNIVHDIFLNTLDTRTVSFQSRRLPPNSVWMEDAKLKGLEICHPEERNIFNRIFGGFLMRKAFELGWATACSYGSSRPFIVSVDDIMFQKPVEVGSLLLLSGQVCYTEKNYIQIRVHSEVYNANTREHHTTNTFHFTFISENEVPQVVPKTYGESMLYLDGMRHFTAVMKEM
- the ACOT9 gene encoding acyl-coenzyme A thioesterase 9, mitochondrial isoform X1 — its product is MLPTRLCIMRKLPSVLARTLTSGTSASPGLPNMSEGQSPIHVNNVRSKLRDIVGASTNWRDHVQAMQERKALHTLLAKRQEDLPPRRMKDSYLEVILPLGSQPEIREKYLNVHNSVRFGRILEDLDSLGVLVCYTHTKQEMQQRSPLSIVTALVDKINLCQKIIHPDCDIKFTGNVSWVGKTSMEVKMHMLQLHGGDYSPVLDATFVMVARDPENKRPAFVNPLIPESPEEEEIFKQGELNKMKRIEFSTASLLKMAPTAEERNIVHDIFLNTLDTRTVSFQSRRLPPNSVWMEDAKLKGLEICHPEERNIFNRIFGGFLMRKAFELGWATACSYGSSRPFIVSVDDIMFQKPVEVGSLLLLSGQVCYTEKNYIQIRVHSEVYNANTREHHTTNTFHFTFISENEVPQVVPKTYGESMLYLDGMRHFTAVMKEM